Genomic DNA from Macadamia integrifolia cultivar HAES 741 chromosome 6, SCU_Mint_v3, whole genome shotgun sequence:
GAAAGAATCAATTGATGCATAGCAATATCGAAGATGACCGATATGGTATTTGATACCGTGTTTTATAACCTGTAAGGATCCAAGATGCAATTCCTACTACTTGGTTGATATGGCTCTACAATGATTTGCAAAGTACTACAATGCTACGACTTTGGTTCCTATATCTATTTAAAATGGATTATTAGAAGCATCTCATCATATCACTGTAATATTGATTTGTAATATTAGATTCTTGGCAAAAGGAACGCGGTTCAGACACACTCTCCAAGGCCCACACACAAAGGACGGATAAAATGACCGCCTTAACCCTCTTGATGGATGCCTCTATGTAGAGGCGTTAACCTGTCAGGACGGGCCAATCTTGGTTGGGTCTAGCCTGGCTTGACTAAATCTTAGGGCTACACTATAATGACCCGTTTACAAGCTTAGCTAACACAAATATGGTACAGTTTATAATCGGATGAGCTGTCATAAACAGACCCTTAACTGAGCCTTAATCGAGTTACACAATTGTTAATAGTCGAGTTACGGAATTGTTTATCCCTAAACGGATATTAAACAAACCTTCTTAACTTGTATGCAATAGTCAAAGTATTACAAGTTTATTCCATTGAAAACACCGTTCTACTTCAAAAATATTGTGCAAACTTAACATTAATTCACCACTACAATcacataaattttattttttaattttttattattagaaaCACTTGTTCATCGATCAATCTCTTGTTCATCTTGAAAATTAAAGCAAATCCACTTGGACTTTTGTTTTTGTCTTCTATTTTATCAGTggcaaaatggaaatttcaagtAGTACTAAAGTGATCAGGTTAGGTTGGTCTTAAAAGAGTCGGTTCAGGTCAAGCTCATAAATGTGTCAAGCCTGAGCATGTCGGGTGGTTGCATCttgtactacctgtttataaacaGGACACATTTATTAACCGAGTCTATTCAGATCAGGCCATACACATGTTAAGCTCGATCGAGCCTACCGATGCATGGCTTGAATCGACAGCCCTACACCTGTGCACCCCTCATTGGCTCCACGCTGGTGCAGGGCTACACAAACCAGGCAGCAAACCTTTCCCTCTAGTGATTCAGTCGAAGATTAGACTTTTCCTCTTGTGTTCATGGTGACTTTAATACTAGATCAACAATCATTATGTCAAACAAATGATTCAAAATGAATTCCAGTCTCCATTGATTACAACTTGGTTTCTGcaattactttctttcttcataTCAAAATTTAGCTCTGATTGTTCTTAGGATAagatcctttcttttcttctattttttcctGGTTTCTTGAGTTTCTACTCCAACCAGGAAGTTTCTCTGATTAGATTGATTTCTTGCCTTTGTTGCCAATGTTGCACTCATATTGATTACATTCTGTAACAAGTGGACTCAATTGAAGCTCTCTGAACATTAAAAGTGAAGACTTATGTAGCTTAGACAAAACCTATAACCAGTATAAATTGCAGCTCCCTTAGCTACATTCTTGGAAAAATGAGATTCCATGGTATAACTGAATGAAAGTTCACTATAATGTGGCTGTGGAATATTGAGTACTTCTCAAGAGGCAACACCATAATGTGCATAGGAACTAATAGGTTTTCCATACACCAGCATCAATTAGAGACTATTCCaatcaataaaaaatagataTGAAATCTATATGATGATCAAACTGAAAATGCACTAcccttaaaccaagaaaataatcaaataataaatgggaacAAGAAGGCTGTTgtcctttttttatatttaacaaCAATTTTCCTAGAATGATTCCTGCAAAGCATTCTCAATATTCCTTATCCCAaggcttcatttggttgcaatgagaattattaaaaaaaggaaatgaaaatttcaaactttaaaaaagaaatttctgtaATCGTTATCCCACatgactatatcactaacttcaaattattccatatttgaacattaaattttattttacttttcatccAAATCTCTTTGgttaaaagtaaaataaaaattatatgtaaaatgtatcattactaaatatggtaaaaaaattaagttattTATAAACTTGCATGGAATAATGactacaaaagtttctttttagatttaaaattttACTTCCATTCCTTTTAGTtatccttgcaaccaaacataaccttagaGATCGGTTTTCATTCACATATATGGATAAAGTTGACACATGAGATCACagataaaaataatttcaaGGGAGGATTCTGAAGTCTCTATTTGATCAGTGCAAGTACTACCTCTAGCCCTACATCAACCTGTTCTGTAACACAAGTTTTCCCTACCATAGGAATATttcagagaagaaaaagaactgtGTTTATCACGTGCGATTTGATACAAATCCAGTCTTGCTTACAGGTAAAACCTTACGGAAGGATATTCATACTGCAGACCTTGGATAGTTGAATTGAAGTAGCTTTATGATCATATTAATTTCCCATTCACTGCCGTCGATCCCAACCTTGAGGAATCATCACCTATAGTTCTTCAGAATACAGCTTCAATATACAGTTAAGCCTCAAGCAATCTTACTTCACTTATTTACCCCCTCACTTCAGATAAGATGGTAGCTCATTTTCTATGCTGATTCAGTTGACTATGGGACATGGCCTAGTGATCTTTTCCTTCACTGACAGCTTTGGttctgagaaaagaaaatagtttgAAAGAGCCTTTTAGTTTGATCATGTATAACCCAGAAGACCTCCACAAAGAGGAAAAACATAAAAGTTCTATAGAGGCAGAGACTAGAGAGATAATCTAAAAGCTCAAAGATTGATTGATCTTATTTTTCATTGACAACTAGCACTCAGTAGTTCTGTTTCCTGGACAAATCATGGCCATCTATGCAGTTGGAGAATATCAAATGACAGTTCCCTGATCCTGTCCATCAGTTAATCAGAAGTGTTCTAATAGTTGTGTATCAAAGATCATGCTTTATATGTTTATAAACTGAATTTAAGAAagagcatacttgatatcaggGCCTTTGGTCTGGTTTTGAACAAAATGCGTTGACGAATGATGCCAACGATTTCCAGTTCTATCTTTGATGAAGCAGAAGAATCATTCTTCTCTAGCTCGACGTTCaccactttctttttcttcagaaCTAAGAATGGTTTCTTCAAGGGTACTTTTGATCCCGACAACTCATGATACCCAACAGTGAATGTGTACTTACCCTGAAGAATATAAACCAAAGAGAGAGCACATTATCTGAAAGGCTAATTCTACAGAAAGAGAAGAGTAATTCTCTCACATGAGAGAAAACACTTTCAACCAATGAATTGAAGTATTCAAGGCAAATTGTTTTTGGTAGTTATATGTATCTCAATAAAGAGCATatccaatgcacaaggctcccaccattGTGAAGtctgaggagggtcataatatacgCAGCCTTGCCCCCTCTTCGTGCATAGGATGTTTCATAATTTGAACCCACGACCAATTGGCTGCAatgagcaaccttaccattatGCGAAGGTCCACCCTCCAGTTATATGTATCTCAATGATGTTGTAAATATGAAACCTTCTGGTTGTAACCACATTGGATACAAGTTACACTTTAACCAAGGCCCTGATTCTGCTACATGGCTACTGAAATGGGGCTAAAAATTTTAGGACACATCGATCCCGAGGTCCTAATTTCAGATGCTATAATTTCAGCCCGATCAAAATTTGaagtgtgaaaaaaaaaaaaaaattcaaaacaacaGTGAGGTACATGGATACATTCAAACGGATGACATTAGATGGAAGGTAAATGATTAAATTGAAGGCTGAAATTATCCAACAGTCAAATTTATCACATCATTCTTTCATGTGATAGAATCAGGCCATGGTTACAAATCTAATTGTTACAATATATTTCCCATTtatatgcacacacacacacacacacacacacacacaaaaacacGAAATAGCAAGGATATGTGTGTTGTTGACAATGGGTTGGGCATCTTTTATCCCCATGTAAGTTCCatcttttaagaagaatgaatgataacaaagtaTCCCATTAAGAATCAATTTTTTGTCCAAATAAAGAAATCAATTAGCAAATGGGTAATGACAAAGGTCTCACAAAAGACCTCAAATGAAACACTCCAATATCTTTCAATATTCTGAAAATGTGGGGCCAACATAAAGATGACACCCTAGTTTACATATCTTTGCTTTATGActatttctaatttattttaagCAACATTTAAAATGATTATTATATAAGCTGGCACAAAATAATGAGGCTGACAGTTTTCCCTTAATCAGAATGATAATTCTACCCATTTTCGTAAAACCTTCAGTTCAATCTTCGTACaataggaggtattttgggTAATCGAGATTTTAGACTTACATCAATGTCATCATGGTGTTGTTTTGTCATGCAACATAGATGGTGAAGGCTCCTTGTTATAAAAAACAACGAAACATTGTTCTGATATAaagttgaaatctcaattactcaaAATACCCACTATTGTACAAAGGTTGAATCAAAGTTTTAATAAACCATCAAGACAGAACCATAAACCCAATCATTCATTGACaacttaatataaaaaaattgattacacTTAAGCTTAGCATAATCCTatttaaaataaggaaaatcttGTTATAACCAcgtaaccttacttttttgctCCTTGTCTTATGCCCAAAAGCATTAAATACAATTTTTTAATGAGTAAATCTACCATGTCACATAGAAACTGCATTAAATAACTTTAACATTTTGAAACCATCTTTTTACCCCGACATTAAATGACTTTGGTGAATAAAACAAGGTACAAAAAAACTAAAGTTATCTTTTTAATTCACCACTTTGGTAACAAATAATCTTTAAAATTACATTCAAAACACATAACTACTTAGGATTTGCCTTAAATATTCACAATCGTTGCTTGAAAGTGCTTTCTTTCATGTAGAGAAAGACCCAATCTCAAAACTCACACACGATTCTTTTAAACAAAAACCTGAATAATTCATTTGTCGACCATTACCAATATTACTACAGAAAATCAATGGTGGTTCATGTATGGAGGGCCTGTGCCCCATTGGTTTTGGGAGGCTTGTCCTCTTTTTTAGGCATAACTTAGATGAAACTCCAAATTAAGTTATAATCCCCCCCCCACCACCAAGATAGAGCaaataaaatcccaaattaGGTCAAGTGATGAATATATAGATGCCCTGACACAGGATCATACAATAGAAAAATTGATTGGGATGAACGACAGTAGAATAGGGCATATCGAACTCACCAAACTATCCTAGACTCCTGATCATTGACTATAGTGGACGCCGGAATTCAAGACTCAGCTAATGTTAACTGATCATCTGAGATTCCCCATAATAAGGAAACTTATTGGTAAAGAATAAAAATCATCGAATAATGGCTCCACTATCCAGGCTTATTTAGCTCCTTTCTCAAGCCATAATTTGATGATGGCAAACTGCCTAAGCAAGAACCCAATTAGAAATCAACAGCAAAAATATGAACCAGTTCAGCGTTGGAAGGGAACTATGAGTTTTGTATGAAATGTGTATATACAGAATGCGCAACGGACAATAAAAAGAGCATTTGAAGCCTAGACCAGAGATATGAAGAACAAGTAAACAGATAAACTTGCCAAAGAAACATCAAAAGAAGGGCTTGCAAAGCggaaaaattggaaagaaaCGGAAGAACAGAGATTATTCTTGGGAAGAAACAAATCTACCTCAGAGGAAGTATGGCAAAGGCATCCGATTTCAAGGTTCTGGAGACGATCTTGAACGAAGGGTTGAGCTTCGATTACACCCTGCAATTCGACTATTGCCCACTCTGGGCAATTCTCTTCGCCGCAGCTGCACTTCACTTGAAtctgcatttttttcttctttcctgtgAAGGGAAGTTCATCGGATTATCTGGCGCAATATTTGGTATAAATAGAGATGGAGCGAGTTAAAAGAGCTAAAGAGAAAGCGCGGGATGTTTGAAGATCTTCCCGCCACATCACTTGGAGGCCATGAAATACCTACTATACCCTTCATTGGTTATCCCATTGAA
This window encodes:
- the LOC122080894 gene encoding chromosome transmission fidelity protein 8 homolog translates to MQIQVKCSCGEENCPEWAIVELQGVIEAQPFVQDRLQNLEIGCLCHTSSEGKYTFTVGYHELSGSKVPLKKPFLVLKKKKVVNVELEKNDSSASSKIELEIVGIIRQRILFKTRPKALISKPKLSVKEKITRPCPIVN